In a genomic window of Streptomyces puniciscabiei:
- a CDS encoding bifunctional sugar phosphate isomerase/epimerase/4-hydroxyphenylpyruvate dioxygenase family protein, protein MRTSIATVSLSGTLTEKLAAAARAGFGGVEIFENDLLACPLAPEEIRARCADLGLSIDLYQPMRDIEGVPDEVFVGNLRRARHKFELMNRLGADTVLVCSSVSPHAVDDDARAAGQLARLAELAEGFGIRVAYEALAWGRHVNTYRHAWRIVEAAGHPALGVCLDSFHILSRACEPKDLEGIADIPGEKIFFLQLADAPLLAMDVLQWSRHYRCFPGQGGLDVTGLVRQVLATGYRGPLSLEVFNDVFRQADAGPTAVDAHRSLLLLEEAAGATELPPPVVPTGVAFAELLTPDAEPVTALLTALGFTRAARHRGKPVDLWQRGEARILVNSAATARRDGTRLAAIGLESPDPAAAARRAEALLAPVLPRRRAPEDAPLDAVAAPDGTELFFCATGDPELSDWRADFADLPDAPEPSPTGIEATRIDHLALTQPWHHFDEATLFHRSVLGLTAQQSVDLADPYGLMRSRAVTSADGGVRIALGVGAAPADDTVHAAHIALATDDVVAAARAFRAAGGRLLPVPANYHDDLAARYDLPDDELETYRDLGILYDRDAGGAFRHCYTETVGRVFFELVQRDPGYQGYGAANAPVRLAAQHAGRLLH, encoded by the coding sequence ATGCGCACCTCCATAGCCACCGTCTCCCTCAGCGGCACCCTCACCGAGAAACTCGCCGCGGCCGCGCGGGCCGGGTTCGGCGGGGTGGAGATCTTCGAGAACGATCTCCTGGCGTGCCCGCTCGCTCCCGAGGAGATCCGTGCGCGCTGTGCCGACCTCGGGCTGAGCATCGATCTGTACCAGCCGATGCGGGACATCGAGGGCGTGCCCGACGAGGTCTTCGTGGGCAACCTGCGGCGCGCCCGGCACAAGTTCGAGCTGATGAACCGGCTCGGCGCCGACACCGTCCTCGTGTGCTCCAGCGTGTCGCCCCACGCCGTGGACGACGACGCCCGAGCGGCCGGACAGCTGGCCCGACTGGCCGAGCTGGCCGAGGGGTTCGGGATCCGGGTGGCGTACGAGGCGCTCGCCTGGGGGCGGCACGTGAACACCTACCGGCACGCGTGGCGGATCGTCGAGGCCGCCGGGCACCCGGCGCTCGGCGTCTGTCTGGACAGTTTCCACATCCTCTCCCGCGCCTGCGAGCCGAAGGACCTCGAGGGAATCGCGGACATCCCCGGCGAGAAGATCTTCTTCCTGCAGCTCGCCGACGCCCCGCTGCTCGCGATGGACGTCCTGCAGTGGAGCCGTCACTACCGCTGCTTCCCAGGACAGGGCGGCCTCGACGTCACAGGGCTGGTGCGGCAGGTCCTCGCCACCGGCTACCGCGGGCCGCTGTCCCTGGAGGTCTTCAACGACGTCTTCCGGCAGGCCGACGCCGGCCCCACCGCCGTGGACGCCCACCGCTCCCTGCTGCTCCTCGAGGAGGCCGCCGGTGCGACCGAGCTGCCGCCGCCCGTCGTGCCCACCGGGGTGGCCTTCGCCGAACTCCTCACCCCGGACGCCGAACCCGTCACCGCGCTGCTGACCGCCCTCGGCTTCACCCGCGCCGCCCGGCACCGCGGCAAGCCCGTCGACCTGTGGCAGCGCGGCGAGGCCCGCATCCTGGTCAACAGCGCCGCCACCGCCCGCCGCGACGGCACCCGGCTGGCCGCGATCGGCCTGGAGTCCCCGGACCCCGCCGCTGCCGCCCGCCGCGCCGAAGCCCTGCTCGCCCCCGTCCTGCCCCGCCGCCGTGCCCCCGAGGACGCCCCGCTCGACGCCGTCGCGGCCCCCGACGGCACGGAACTGTTCTTCTGTGCCACCGGTGATCCCGAACTCTCCGACTGGCGGGCCGACTTCGCCGACCTGCCGGATGCCCCGGAGCCCTCCCCGACCGGCATCGAAGCGACCCGGATCGACCACCTCGCCCTCACCCAGCCCTGGCACCACTTCGACGAGGCCACCCTCTTCCACCGCAGCGTCCTCGGCCTCACCGCCCAGCAGAGCGTCGACCTCGCCGACCCCTACGGCCTGATGCGCAGTCGCGCCGTCACCAGCGCCGACGGCGGCGTCCGCATCGCCCTCGGCGTCGGCGCGGCACCCGCGGACGACACCGTGCACGCGGCACACATCGCGCTGGCCACCGACGACGTGGTGGCCGCGGCCCGCGCCTTCCGCGCCGCGGGCGGCCGGCTGCTGCCCGTGCCGGCCAACTACCACGACGACCTCGCCGCCCGGTACGACCTCCCCGACGACGAGCTGGAGACGTACCGCGACCTCGGCATCCTGTACGACCGGGACGCGGGCGGCGCCTTCCGGCACTGCTACACCGAGACCGTCGGCCGGGTCTTCTTCGAACTCGTCCAGCGCGACCCCGGCTACCAGGGATACGGCGCCGCGAACGCCCCGGTACGCCTCGCGGCCCAGCACGCGGGACGGCTCTTGCACTGA
- a CDS encoding MFS transporter has product MSVPAPASAADAPPGQPWKAATAAWIGSALEYYDFFVYGSAAALIFPKVFFDSSDPATATLLSLATFGVAYAARPLGALVLGHVGDRLGRKKIMVFTLILMGVSTFLIGCLPTRAQAGSLAPVLLVLCRVLQGISAAGEQASASSMSLEHAPPDRRGFFTSFTLSGTQGGQLIATLVFIPVSRLPEDQLLSWGWRVPFWLSVAVAVTGYVIRRRLRETPAFAKQAATEGVVRLPLAVLIREHWADVLRVIAGALIASVSTVFTVWALAYATSDSVGMSRTFMLWVGALANLCALAAIPLWATLSDRIGRRPVFLFGAVGSAAAMAGYLWAISTGSRPLTLILGIVAFGLVYSAANGVWPAFYGEMFATRVRLSGMAVGTQIGFAVAGFAVTFAAEIAGPGGDDWSAVALFTAALCLPPALAALTARETHKVPTELLGERPDSRPKRAERVTAA; this is encoded by the coding sequence GTGTCCGTCCCCGCCCCCGCGTCCGCCGCCGACGCCCCTCCCGGACAGCCCTGGAAGGCGGCGACGGCCGCCTGGATCGGCAGCGCCCTGGAGTACTACGACTTCTTCGTCTACGGCAGCGCCGCCGCGCTGATCTTCCCGAAGGTGTTCTTCGACTCCTCCGACCCGGCGACCGCGACCCTGCTGTCGCTCGCCACCTTCGGCGTCGCCTATGCCGCCCGCCCGCTCGGCGCGCTGGTCCTCGGGCACGTCGGCGACCGGCTCGGCCGCAAGAAGATCATGGTGTTCACCCTGATCCTCATGGGCGTGTCGACCTTCCTCATCGGCTGTCTGCCCACCCGCGCCCAGGCCGGCTCGCTCGCTCCGGTGCTGCTCGTGCTCTGCCGTGTGCTGCAGGGCATATCGGCGGCCGGCGAGCAGGCGAGCGCGAGTTCCATGAGCCTGGAACACGCCCCGCCGGACCGGCGGGGCTTCTTCACCAGCTTCACGCTGAGCGGCACCCAGGGCGGTCAGCTCATCGCCACGCTGGTCTTCATCCCCGTCTCCCGGCTCCCCGAGGACCAACTGCTGTCCTGGGGCTGGCGGGTGCCGTTCTGGCTGAGCGTGGCGGTCGCCGTCACCGGTTACGTCATCCGGCGCCGGCTGCGCGAGACCCCGGCCTTCGCGAAGCAGGCGGCGACCGAGGGCGTGGTCCGGCTGCCGCTCGCGGTGCTCATCCGCGAGCACTGGGCGGACGTGCTCCGGGTGATCGCGGGCGCGCTCATCGCCTCGGTCAGCACGGTCTTCACGGTGTGGGCGCTGGCGTACGCCACCAGTGATTCGGTCGGTATGTCCCGCACGTTCATGCTGTGGGTGGGCGCCCTGGCCAACCTCTGCGCGCTGGCCGCGATCCCGCTGTGGGCCACGCTCTCGGACCGGATCGGGCGCCGGCCGGTGTTCCTGTTCGGCGCGGTGGGCAGCGCGGCCGCGATGGCCGGCTATCTGTGGGCGATCTCCACGGGCTCCCGCCCGCTGACCCTGATCCTCGGGATCGTCGCCTTCGGTCTCGTCTACAGCGCCGCCAACGGGGTATGGCCCGCCTTCTACGGCGAGATGTTCGCGACCCGGGTGCGGCTGTCGGGCATGGCCGTCGGCACGCAGATCGGCTTCGCGGTGGCCGGGTTCGCGGTCACCTTCGCCGCCGAGATCGCCGGTCCGGGCGGCGACGACTGGTCGGCGGTCGCCCTGTTCACGGCCGCGCTGTGCCTCCCCCCGGCCCTCGCCGCCCTCACCGCCCGCGAGACACACAAGGTCCCCACCGAACTCCTCGGCGAACGGCCGGACAGCCGGCCGAAGCGGGCGGAAAGGGTCACGGCGGCCTAG
- a CDS encoding shikimate dehydrogenase translates to MAKDSYLVGLIGAGIGPSLSPALHQREADRQGLRHLYRLLDLDALGRAPEAVGDLVRAARDLGYDGLNITHPCKQLVIDHLDALDPRAEALGAVNTVVFDDGRAVGHNTDVTGFAASFARGLPDAPLERVVQLGAGGAGAAVAHAVLTLGAGRVTVVDALPARAAGLADSLVRHFGPGRAEAATVDRLPALLGAADGCGGLVHATPTGMAAHPGLPLPAELLHPGLWVAEVVYRPLRTELLRVAHARGCAVLPGGGMAVFQAADAFRLFTGREPDSGRMLADFEELVGVERSGSAVG, encoded by the coding sequence GTGGCCAAGGACTCGTATCTCGTCGGGCTGATCGGGGCCGGGATCGGCCCCTCACTCAGTCCCGCCCTGCACCAGCGGGAGGCGGACCGGCAGGGCCTGCGCCACCTCTACCGGCTCCTCGACCTCGACGCCCTCGGCCGGGCGCCGGAGGCCGTCGGCGATCTGGTCCGCGCCGCCCGCGACCTCGGCTACGACGGGCTGAACATCACCCATCCCTGCAAGCAGCTGGTCATCGACCACCTCGACGCGCTCGACCCGCGGGCCGAGGCACTCGGCGCGGTCAACACCGTGGTCTTCGACGACGGCCGGGCCGTCGGCCACAACACCGACGTGACCGGATTCGCCGCCTCCTTCGCGCGCGGCCTGCCCGACGCCCCGCTGGAGCGGGTCGTCCAGCTCGGCGCGGGCGGCGCGGGGGCGGCCGTCGCGCATGCCGTGCTCACCCTGGGCGCCGGGCGGGTCACCGTCGTCGACGCGCTGCCCGCGCGGGCCGCCGGCCTCGCCGACTCCCTGGTACGGCACTTCGGCCCCGGCCGGGCGGAGGCGGCGACGGTGGACCGGCTTCCGGCGCTGCTCGGCGCGGCCGACGGCTGTGGCGGCCTGGTGCATGCCACGCCCACCGGTATGGCCGCGCACCCCGGGCTGCCTCTGCCGGCCGAGCTGCTGCATCCCGGTCTGTGGGTTGCCGAGGTGGTGTACCGGCCGCTTCGGACGGAGCTGCTGCGGGTCGCTCACGCGCGTGGGTGCGCCGTTCTGCCCGGGGGCGGGATGGCCGTGTTCCAGGCCGCCGACGCGTTCCGGCTGTTCACGGGGAGAGAGCCGGACAGCGGCCGGATGCTGGCCGACTTCGAGGAGCTGGTGGGCGTCGAGCGCTCGGGGAGTGCGGTCGGATGA
- a CDS encoding TetR/AcrR family transcriptional regulator, which translates to MTSVEEPVRPGGRVRDAARTKAEILDVATQEFARAGYDGARVDEIAARTRTTKRMIYYYFGGKEQLFTAVLERAYGVIREAEQQLDVEHLDPVAAIRRLAELTFDHHERHPDFIRLVSIENIHGAEHIAASEKLGKIGSPALEVIRRILTAGQESGLFTADVDAVDLHAMISSFCFFRVANRHTFGALFGRDLVDPGRREHYRTMLGDMVIAYLTAERTAG; encoded by the coding sequence ATGACCAGCGTCGAAGAGCCCGTACGACCCGGGGGACGGGTGCGCGACGCGGCCCGCACCAAGGCCGAGATCCTGGACGTGGCCACGCAGGAGTTCGCACGGGCGGGCTACGACGGAGCCCGGGTCGACGAGATAGCGGCCCGCACCCGCACCACCAAGCGAATGATCTACTACTACTTCGGCGGCAAGGAGCAGCTGTTCACGGCCGTGCTGGAGCGGGCATACGGGGTGATCCGCGAGGCCGAGCAGCAGCTGGACGTCGAGCACCTGGACCCCGTCGCGGCGATCCGGCGCCTGGCCGAGCTGACCTTCGACCACCATGAGCGGCACCCGGACTTCATCCGGCTCGTCAGCATCGAGAACATCCACGGCGCGGAGCACATCGCGGCCTCCGAGAAGCTCGGGAAGATCGGCTCCCCGGCCCTGGAGGTGATCCGCCGGATCCTCACCGCGGGACAGGAGTCAGGGCTGTTCACGGCCGACGTCGACGCGGTCGACCTGCACGCGATGATCAGCTCGTTCTGCTTCTTCCGGGTGGCCAACCGGCACACCTTCGGCGCCCTGTTCGGCCGGGACCTGGTGGACCCCGGCCGGCGGGAGCACTACCGGACCATGCTGGGCGACATGGTGATCGCCTACCTGACCGCGGAGCGCACGGCCGGCTGA
- a CDS encoding VOC family protein, with the protein MINGAHVVLYSRDAEADRVFLRDTLGWTHADAGHGWLIFRAPPAEVACHPTDGEPAHELMLMCDDLDATRRELAERGVEFTRQVEEARWGRVTALRLPGGGELVLYEPRHPRP; encoded by the coding sequence GTGATCAATGGTGCACATGTGGTGCTCTACAGCCGGGACGCGGAGGCCGACCGGGTCTTCCTGCGCGACACGCTCGGGTGGACGCATGCCGACGCGGGCCACGGATGGCTGATCTTCCGGGCGCCGCCCGCCGAGGTGGCCTGCCACCCCACCGACGGCGAGCCCGCGCACGAGCTGATGCTGATGTGCGACGACCTCGACGCGACGCGGCGTGAACTCGCCGAGCGTGGCGTGGAGTTCACCCGGCAGGTGGAGGAGGCCCGCTGGGGTCGGGTGACCGCGCTGCGCCTGCCGGGCGGCGGCGAGCTCGTCCTGTACGAGCCCAGGCATCCGAGGCCGTAG